In the Ilumatobacteraceae bacterium genome, one interval contains:
- a CDS encoding ABC transporter ATP-binding protein, protein MTTEPLLRIDGLVTEFQTHSGVITAVAGASYHVDRGETLGVVGESGSGKSVTVASVLGLLPPASSRVRAGTAMFDGRDLLAMPESELRRVRGADIGLIFQDPMTAFNPVMTVGAQIAESLREHGDHSRRSAKARVAELLAEVGIPDPARRATQYPHEFSGGMRQRAMIAMAIANRPSLIIADEPTTALDVTVQAQILDLLRSIQEEHNAAMIMITHDFGVIAEVAERVVVMYAGRVVESADVDTTFHAPRHPYTSGLLHSLPVVDRRVDDLPTIGGQPPNPMHVPAGCSFAPRCDRSRGRPECAVEPSLVEVVGGHRVACHFQEEAASIEVES, encoded by the coding sequence ATGACCACCGAACCACTGCTGCGCATCGACGGGCTGGTCACGGAGTTCCAGACCCACTCCGGGGTGATCACCGCCGTCGCCGGCGCCAGCTACCACGTCGATCGCGGTGAGACCCTCGGGGTGGTGGGCGAATCCGGGTCTGGCAAGAGTGTGACGGTTGCCTCGGTGCTCGGCCTGCTCCCGCCGGCGAGTTCGCGCGTCCGGGCGGGGACCGCCATGTTCGACGGACGCGACCTCCTCGCGATGCCCGAGTCCGAGCTCCGTCGGGTGCGAGGCGCCGACATCGGCCTGATCTTCCAGGATCCGATGACGGCGTTCAATCCGGTGATGACGGTCGGCGCCCAGATCGCCGAATCGCTCCGCGAACACGGCGATCATTCGCGGCGGTCGGCCAAGGCCCGGGTCGCAGAACTCCTGGCCGAGGTCGGGATCCCCGACCCCGCTCGACGTGCCACCCAGTATCCCCATGAGTTCTCCGGTGGCATGCGCCAGCGGGCGATGATCGCGATGGCGATCGCCAACCGACCGTCGCTCATCATCGCCGATGAACCGACGACGGCGCTCGACGTGACGGTCCAGGCGCAGATCCTCGACCTCCTGCGGTCGATCCAGGAAGAACACAACGCGGCGATGATCATGATCACCCATGACTTCGGCGTGATCGCCGAGGTCGCCGAACGTGTGGTCGTCATGTACGCCGGACGTGTGGTCGAGTCGGCCGATGTCGACACGACGTTCCATGCGCCGCGCCATCCGTACACGTCCGGGCTGTTGCACAGCCTGCCCGTGGTCGACCGGCGCGTGGACGACCTGCCGACCATCGGAGGTCAACCACCGAATCCGATGCACGTCCCCGCCGGATGTTCGTTCGCTCCGCGATGCGACCGATCGCGCGGCCGACCCGAGTGCGCCGTCGAACCGAGCCTCGTCGAGGTGGTCGGTGGACATCGGGTGGCGTGCCACTTCCAGGAAGAGGCCGCGTCGATCGAGGTGGAGTCGTGA
- a CDS encoding ABC transporter substrate-binding protein has translation MRRVAVVVVAALALAACGSGDDDATDDVDDTVEDTASGDDAGDDGDDGDDGAGDDGAGDDEPSDDSDADDTTDAGGDDGGDDAVGERSINIQLYQGPSSFSPLLAATGPNGLMQQIHWDALVGLGGETDYVGRLAESWDVSDDATTWTFNLRDDVRWSDGEQFTADDVVFTFEALSNPATGSGNTGKFSNVAGHAEFVAGEADNISGFTAPDDFTFQIELLAPNSAYMVDMVEPLIPILPEHVVSQLPVEGLAENQFFREPTVGIGPYIFSRWLSDDQVEFVANPEFRDELGLDTVYTTFLATDVAQAQLETGEIDYTQVSAVDLERVSGIDGVTVHSVDGPSIAALHTAWDTKTELVQPQVRQAMMHAIDRQAIVDSVIAGEGDVINTMAFGPDWAVPDGLNEYPYDPEKAQELLAEVGWDSDTEVTIEIVPGQTDRDQVVTIVAGQLQAVGINAVVEPMDGTAMGSDIGDRNFDLLMSIYGLFNADPAAMGFRLACAQGNGGGNLSNYCNPELDELLAAGVATTDQDERAAIYADAQKIVNEELPVILLYSPRTISATSDRLEGYVASPIPTQAFWNIAEWSVSG, from the coding sequence ATGAGAAGAGTCGCCGTGGTGGTGGTCGCCGCATTGGCGCTCGCAGCCTGTGGTTCGGGTGACGACGATGCGACCGACGACGTCGACGACACCGTCGAGGACACCGCCTCGGGCGATGACGCCGGTGACGATGGTGACGATGGTGACGACGGTGCGGGTGACGACGGTGCGGGTGACGATGAGCCGTCCGATGATTCGGACGCCGACGACACGACGGACGCCGGGGGCGACGACGGCGGGGACGACGCCGTCGGCGAACGGTCGATCAACATCCAGCTCTACCAGGGTCCGAGCTCGTTCAGCCCGCTGCTCGCGGCCACCGGCCCGAACGGCCTGATGCAGCAGATCCACTGGGACGCGCTGGTCGGACTCGGCGGAGAGACCGACTACGTCGGGCGTCTGGCCGAGAGCTGGGACGTCAGCGACGACGCGACGACCTGGACGTTCAACCTCCGTGACGACGTCCGCTGGAGTGACGGTGAGCAGTTCACCGCCGACGACGTGGTCTTCACGTTCGAGGCGCTGTCGAATCCGGCCACCGGCAGTGGCAACACCGGCAAGTTCAGCAACGTCGCCGGTCACGCCGAATTCGTGGCCGGGGAGGCCGACAACATCAGCGGCTTCACGGCGCCCGATGACTTCACCTTCCAGATCGAACTGCTGGCGCCGAACAGCGCGTACATGGTCGACATGGTCGAGCCGCTGATCCCGATCCTCCCCGAGCACGTGGTGTCGCAACTGCCCGTGGAAGGGCTCGCGGAGAACCAGTTCTTCCGCGAACCGACGGTCGGTATCGGGCCGTACATCTTCTCGCGGTGGCTGAGTGATGACCAGGTCGAGTTCGTCGCGAACCCCGAGTTCCGCGACGAACTCGGACTCGACACGGTCTACACGACGTTCCTGGCGACCGACGTCGCCCAGGCGCAGTTGGAGACCGGCGAGATCGACTACACGCAGGTGTCCGCCGTCGACCTCGAGCGTGTCTCCGGCATCGACGGCGTCACGGTGCACAGCGTCGACGGCCCGAGCATCGCTGCGCTCCACACCGCTTGGGACACCAAGACCGAGCTCGTGCAGCCGCAGGTTCGCCAGGCGATGATGCACGCGATCGACCGTCAGGCGATCGTCGACTCCGTCATCGCCGGCGAGGGCGACGTCATCAACACGATGGCGTTCGGACCGGATTGGGCCGTCCCGGACGGCTTGAACGAGTACCCGTACGATCCGGAGAAGGCCCAGGAACTGCTCGCCGAAGTCGGCTGGGATTCCGACACCGAGGTCACCATCGAGATCGTGCCGGGGCAGACCGATCGTGACCAGGTCGTCACGATCGTTGCCGGACAGCTGCAGGCGGTCGGCATCAACGCCGTCGTCGAGCCGATGGACGGCACGGCGATGGGCAGCGACATCGGCGACCGGAACTTCGATCTCCTCATGTCGATCTACGGTCTGTTCAACGCCGACCCTGCCGCGATGGGCTTCCGCCTGGCGTGTGCGCAGGGCAACGGCGGCGGCAACCTGTCGAACTACTGCAACCCGGAGCTCGACGAACTCCTCGCCGCAGGTGTTGCGACGACCGATCAGGACGAGCGGGCGGCGATCTACGCCGACGCCCAGAAGATCGTGAACGAGGAGTTGCCGGTGATCCTGCTCTACTCGCCGCGGACCATCTCGGCCACCAGCGACCGCCTCGAGGGGTACGTCGCGAGCCCGATCCCCACGCAGGCGTTCTGGAACATCGCCGAGTGGTCGGTCAGCGGCTGA
- a CDS encoding CocE/NonD family hydrolase, with product MITVDHPLIPMRDGATVAADVVMPSGRPTPTLLVRTPYGRAGSRMTSDPVGLAVRGWSVVVSDVRGRGGSSGEFDPFHQETSDGTDTVDWIAKQPWCDGRVAMAGGSYRGAVQWSAAAGGHRALRAIAPLMTTARFGPGWSSENGIALAGFLRAWALRFAMSAPGADDAVVERARELGDRLLAAPATPDIDREIGELFPVFERWMQPDDQAYFGPLDLLADGRIRTPARQTGGWYDMFCEGGLDAFATLSSSLDPARSPQRMLVGPWSHIGAASAVVGDRYFGPGADPERLRLVDREIEWLGAALAPGPRSELGHRLSVYVLGRGDWIDLPTWPPPDAEVERWQLGADGTILVPGETPPTPGERVVEHDPDRPLPTHGGRGFGFWPRSGPLVGSLEAAGDADRRLIRYVSAPVERPVTVVGRIAVDLELAPVTTGCHAVVRVECLAVDGSTMLIVEQGTQLVAGAASAEVQLAAGSTAWHIDVGERIAVSVSMSSWPRLAVAPSAGSLVVRHGDPNRCAILLPTLEVGR from the coding sequence ACGAGCGATCCGGTGGGCCTCGCCGTCCGGGGATGGTCGGTGGTCGTGAGCGACGTGCGCGGACGCGGCGGTAGCTCCGGCGAGTTCGACCCGTTCCACCAGGAGACGAGCGACGGCACCGACACCGTCGACTGGATCGCGAAGCAGCCGTGGTGCGACGGCCGGGTGGCCATGGCCGGTGGCTCCTATCGAGGAGCGGTGCAGTGGTCGGCCGCAGCCGGTGGGCATCGGGCGCTCCGAGCCATCGCGCCACTCATGACGACCGCTCGCTTCGGTCCCGGTTGGTCGAGCGAGAACGGCATCGCGCTCGCCGGCTTCCTGCGAGCCTGGGCCCTGCGGTTCGCCATGTCGGCCCCCGGTGCGGACGACGCGGTCGTCGAACGGGCGCGGGAGCTCGGGGATCGTCTGCTCGCAGCGCCGGCGACGCCGGACATCGATCGGGAGATCGGCGAACTGTTCCCCGTGTTCGAGCGATGGATGCAACCCGACGACCAGGCGTACTTCGGTCCGCTCGACCTGCTCGCCGACGGCCGCATCCGGACGCCGGCGCGTCAGACCGGCGGGTGGTACGACATGTTCTGCGAGGGCGGGCTGGACGCGTTCGCGACGCTGAGTTCGTCGCTCGACCCGGCGCGGAGCCCGCAGCGCATGCTCGTCGGTCCGTGGTCCCATATCGGCGCCGCGAGCGCGGTCGTCGGCGACCGCTACTTCGGGCCGGGCGCCGACCCGGAACGTCTGCGGCTCGTCGACCGGGAGATCGAGTGGCTCGGCGCCGCGCTCGCGCCCGGACCTCGCTCGGAGCTCGGCCACCGGCTGAGCGTCTACGTGCTCGGACGGGGCGATTGGATCGACCTTCCGACGTGGCCGCCGCCCGACGCGGAGGTCGAGCGTTGGCAGCTCGGTGCCGACGGCACGATCCTCGTGCCGGGGGAGACGCCGCCGACGCCGGGGGAGCGGGTGGTCGAACACGATCCGGACCGACCGTTGCCGACGCACGGCGGCCGTGGGTTCGGCTTCTGGCCGCGATCCGGGCCACTCGTCGGGTCACTCGAAGCTGCCGGCGACGCCGACCGGCGTCTGATCCGCTACGTGTCGGCACCGGTCGAGCGGCCGGTCACCGTCGTCGGCCGCATCGCCGTCGATCTCGAGTTGGCTCCGGTCACCACCGGCTGTCATGCCGTCGTCCGCGTCGAATGCCTCGCCGTCGATGGTTCGACGATGTTGATCGTCGAACAGGGAACGCAACTCGTGGCCGGCGCTGCGTCAGCCGAGGTGCAACTCGCCGCCGGGTCGACCGCCTGGCACATCGACGTGGGCGAACGGATCGCCGTGTCGGTGTCGATGTCGAGTTGGCCGCGCCTCGCCGTCGCCCCGTCTGCCGGGTCGCTCGTGGTCAGACACGGCGACCCGAACCGGTGTGCGATCCTGCTCCCCACGCTGGAGGTCGGACGATGA
- a CDS encoding ATP-binding cassette domain-containing protein, giving the protein MTSETPLLEVVDLVKHFPVRGGVLRRQTGTVHAVNGVSFEINRGETLALVGESGSGKSTTGRTLIGFQPATSGTVRFDGIDLASIGSAERRALRGRMQYVFQDPYASLNARMTVGEIIAEPLQIHRRGDRSARRRRAQELMDLVGLDPTMHSRYPHQFSGGQRQRIGVARALALEPDLLVLDEPVSALDLSVQAQVINLLTRLQREMNLAYLFIAHDLAAVRQLADRLAVMYLGEIVECGDADTVYDRPSHPYTRALLSAIPLPDPRLRDRAGRELLSGDLPSPLEVPSGCPFRSRCPLAEARCTEHPELKVRTASGAKSACHFAEEIPILARSVPGGRRTDPAG; this is encoded by the coding sequence GTGACGTCCGAGACCCCCCTGCTCGAAGTCGTCGACCTGGTGAAACACTTCCCGGTCCGCGGCGGGGTGCTCCGACGTCAGACCGGAACCGTGCACGCGGTGAACGGCGTCTCGTTCGAGATCAACCGCGGCGAGACGCTCGCGCTCGTCGGTGAGTCGGGCAGTGGCAAGTCGACCACCGGTCGCACCCTGATCGGGTTCCAGCCGGCCACCTCGGGGACCGTGCGGTTCGATGGCATCGACCTCGCCTCGATCGGTTCGGCCGAGCGCCGCGCACTCCGCGGTCGGATGCAGTACGTCTTCCAGGACCCGTACGCGTCGCTCAACGCGCGCATGACGGTCGGGGAGATCATCGCCGAGCCGCTGCAGATCCACCGTCGGGGCGACCGGAGCGCTCGGCGGCGGCGGGCTCAGGAGCTCATGGATCTGGTCGGTCTCGACCCCACCATGCATTCGCGCTATCCGCATCAGTTCTCGGGTGGTCAGCGACAGCGGATCGGTGTGGCCAGAGCGCTGGCGCTCGAGCCGGACCTGCTGGTGCTCGACGAACCCGTCTCGGCGCTCGACCTCTCGGTGCAGGCGCAGGTGATCAACCTCCTGACCCGGCTCCAGCGCGAGATGAACCTCGCCTATCTCTTCATCGCTCACGACCTCGCCGCCGTGCGGCAGCTCGCCGACCGGTTGGCGGTGATGTACCTCGGCGAGATCGTCGAATGCGGGGACGCCGACACCGTGTACGACCGTCCCTCGCATCCCTACACGAGGGCGTTGCTGTCGGCGATTCCGCTGCCCGATCCGCGGCTCAGGGACCGTGCCGGGCGGGAGCTGTTGAGCGGCGATCTCCCGTCACCGCTCGAAGTGCCGAGCGGGTGTCCGTTCCGGAGCCGCTGCCCGCTGGCCGAAGCGCGGTGCACCGAGCACCCGGAACTGAAGGTCCGAACTGCCTCGGGAGCGAAGTCGGCGTGTCACTTCGCCGAGGAGATCCCGATCCTCGCCCGATCGGTGCCCGGCGGGCGACGAACCGACCCGGCGGGATGA
- a CDS encoding Gfo/Idh/MocA family oxidoreductase, which translates to MTSVQIGVSGLGSIGCRHARLLAGMPGVEVHGFDSHGVSDAAAAELGGLTSIAPSLDALIERAPTGLIVATPDAVHVEQAELAVRAGVPVLIEKPLSNDLVSAQAITDLAAAQGVPAMVGYVLRHHGTMRRLQRVIAGGDIGAPASVHATLSAYETLVVARNRFDDDATYRLVFDYSHEWDYLQWLFGPIVRCAATSRVAPGVRPSQTPNVVDVLFDFETDLTGSVHLDYVSPGVRRCRVIGEEGVVEMDIATGSIVIKPHGGDEQSETVREERDVAFVRQLEHFVEVAQGRAEPIVSLRDGVNAIAVADALVVACTERRWVDVSSVPGRGDAEPQIPPTRRSE; encoded by the coding sequence ATGACGAGTGTGCAGATCGGGGTGAGTGGACTCGGGTCGATCGGCTGTCGTCACGCTCGCCTGCTCGCCGGGATGCCAGGCGTCGAGGTCCACGGTTTCGACAGCCACGGCGTGTCCGACGCGGCGGCGGCCGAACTCGGCGGACTCACCTCGATCGCTCCGAGTCTCGATGCGTTGATCGAGCGGGCGCCGACCGGTTTGATCGTGGCGACACCGGATGCCGTGCACGTCGAACAGGCGGAACTCGCCGTGCGAGCCGGGGTGCCGGTCCTCATCGAGAAGCCACTGTCGAACGACCTCGTGTCGGCGCAGGCGATCACCGATCTGGCAGCGGCGCAGGGCGTGCCCGCCATGGTCGGCTACGTGTTGCGACACCACGGCACGATGCGTCGGTTGCAGCGGGTCATCGCCGGCGGCGACATCGGTGCGCCGGCATCCGTGCACGCCACGCTCAGCGCGTACGAGACGCTCGTGGTCGCCCGCAATCGGTTCGACGACGACGCCACGTATCGGCTCGTGTTCGACTACAGCCACGAGTGGGACTATCTCCAATGGTTGTTCGGCCCGATCGTGCGGTGCGCGGCGACGTCGCGGGTCGCTCCGGGCGTCCGGCCGTCGCAGACCCCGAACGTGGTCGACGTGCTCTTCGACTTCGAGACCGACCTGACGGGGAGCGTCCACCTCGACTACGTCAGCCCCGGGGTTCGACGCTGCCGGGTGATCGGCGAGGAGGGTGTCGTCGAGATGGACATCGCGACCGGGTCGATCGTGATCAAGCCGCATGGCGGTGACGAACAGAGCGAGACCGTCCGAGAAGAACGCGACGTCGCATTCGTCCGTCAACTCGAACACTTCGTCGAGGTCGCGCAGGGTCGAGCGGAGCCGATCGTGTCGTTGCGTGACGGTGTGAACGCGATCGCGGTCGCCGACGCACTCGTCGTGGCCTGTACCGAGCGACGCTGGGTCGACGTCTCATCGGTTCCGGGTCGAGGCGATGCCGAGCCGCAGATTCCACCGACCAGGAGGTCTGAATGA
- a CDS encoding ABC transporter permease, which yields MLAFIARRLIISVLVLFGISILLFAMLRWMPGDPTEALLDPMSFTGDREAALADLRRRLGLDRSLVVQYFSWLREVMQGNLGYSYVDGRPVTEILGDRLGATARLMSASVFIGLLVGVPLGIVAAIRKNSIIDYVSSAGSLLMISVPSFFTALIGIYVFGIKLGWLPTSGQNTPGETGLLDSIEHLILPASILGLSLAGPYMRYVRSSLLEVLSQDFLVTARSKGLSRIRVVGRHALANALIPLITVMAVQLPALFGGAVVIEQMFAWPGMGRMALDAVNARNYPIILGFVMFVSILVLLSNLAADVLYAVVDPRVRTGQEES from the coding sequence ATGCTCGCCTTCATCGCCCGGCGCCTGATCATCTCGGTGTTGGTCCTCTTCGGCATCAGCATCCTGCTGTTCGCGATGCTGCGATGGATGCCGGGCGACCCGACCGAGGCGTTGCTCGACCCGATGTCGTTCACCGGTGACCGCGAGGCAGCGCTGGCCGACCTGCGACGCCGGCTCGGCCTCGATCGCTCACTGGTCGTCCAGTACTTCTCGTGGTTGCGCGAGGTGATGCAGGGGAATCTCGGCTATTCGTACGTGGACGGTCGACCCGTGACCGAGATCCTCGGCGATCGGTTGGGCGCAACGGCGCGCCTGATGTCGGCGAGCGTGTTCATCGGGTTGTTGGTCGGCGTCCCGCTCGGGATCGTCGCCGCGATCCGCAAGAACTCGATCATCGACTATGTCTCGAGTGCCGGCAGCTTGCTCATGATCTCGGTGCCGTCGTTCTTCACGGCACTGATCGGCATCTACGTCTTCGGCATCAAGCTCGGCTGGCTGCCGACCTCGGGACAGAACACCCCGGGCGAGACCGGCCTCCTCGACTCGATCGAACATCTGATCCTGCCTGCCTCGATCCTCGGGCTGTCGCTGGCAGGGCCGTACATGCGCTACGTGCGCTCGAGCCTGCTCGAAGTCCTCAGCCAGGACTTTCTCGTGACGGCCCGGTCGAAGGGCCTGTCGCGAATTCGGGTGGTGGGGCGGCACGCGCTGGCGAACGCCCTGATCCCGTTGATCACGGTGATGGCCGTCCAACTGCCGGCGCTGTTCGGCGGCGCCGTCGTGATCGAGCAGATGTTCGCATGGCCGGGGATGGGCCGCATGGCGCTCGATGCGGTCAACGCCCGCAACTATCCGATCATCCTGGGGTTCGTCATGTTCGTGTCGATCCTGGTGCTGCTGTCCAACCTGGCGGCCGACGTCCTGTACGCCGTGGTCGACCCACGGGTTCGGACGGGGCAGGAGGAGTCATGA
- a CDS encoding ABC transporter permease, whose protein sequence is MTTHDHGAPGDPEFVVAADLAPVDASTDAGTDGEPEPGELSPSRLAWKRFLANRLAVAGLVILSSLIILCVFLPMIMTLEPNAVDAAQFRKGPTDGRPLGSDSAGRDVFARLVYGGRVSLLVGLSAAFSATVIGMALGAAAGFFGGVVDGFISRVTDVVLSFPTVVIIIIVAAFAGPSLKVLILSIALFEWPTACRLVRGLTLSLREQESVVAARGLGGRSLHILRRHIVPATIAPLTVVATLLVAQAILLEAALSFLGLGVPPPTASWGNMLTESQSLSILESMPWLWMPPGAAIAVAVLAVNFVGDGLREMADPRQQR, encoded by the coding sequence ATGACCACTCACGATCACGGTGCGCCGGGTGACCCCGAGTTCGTGGTCGCCGCCGATCTCGCTCCGGTCGATGCCTCGACCGACGCCGGAACCGACGGCGAACCGGAGCCGGGTGAACTGTCGCCATCCCGGCTGGCCTGGAAGCGATTCCTGGCGAACCGGTTGGCCGTTGCCGGCCTCGTCATCCTCTCGTCGTTGATCATCCTCTGCGTGTTCCTGCCGATGATCATGACGCTCGAACCCAACGCCGTGGACGCGGCGCAGTTCCGCAAGGGGCCTACCGACGGACGACCGCTCGGCAGCGACTCGGCGGGCCGTGACGTGTTCGCGAGGCTGGTGTACGGCGGGAGGGTCTCGCTGCTGGTCGGCCTGAGCGCTGCGTTCTCCGCCACGGTCATCGGCATGGCGCTCGGAGCCGCGGCGGGTTTCTTCGGTGGCGTCGTCGACGGATTCATCAGCCGCGTCACCGACGTCGTGCTCTCGTTCCCGACCGTCGTCATCATCATCATCGTCGCTGCGTTCGCCGGTCCGAGCCTGAAGGTCCTGATCCTGTCGATCGCCCTGTTCGAGTGGCCGACGGCGTGCCGGTTGGTGCGCGGCCTGACGCTGTCGCTTCGTGAGCAGGAATCGGTCGTCGCAGCCCGCGGCCTCGGCGGGAGGTCCCTGCACATTCTGCGCCGACACATCGTGCCGGCGACGATCGCTCCGTTGACCGTGGTCGCAACCCTGCTGGTGGCGCAGGCGATCCTGCTCGAGGCGGCGTTGTCGTTCCTCGGACTCGGCGTCCCGCCGCCGACGGCGAGCTGGGGCAACATGCTCACCGAGTCGCAGTCGTTGTCGATCCTCGAGTCGATGCCATGGCTCTGGATGCCGCCCGGAGCTGCGATCGCCGTCGCGGTGCTCGCGGTCAACTTCGTCGGGGACGGGCTGCGTGAGATGGCGGATCCGAGGCAGCAGCGATGA
- a CDS encoding sulfatase-like hydrolase/transferase, translating to MSAANAQPNIILIATDQHRFDCLGLAGHPVLQTPNLDFLGGSGTHFRSAYVEAPSCIPARRTLISGQAPAANGMVGFQEGVAWDPPQTIAGELSKAGYQCEMVGKMHLWPQRKRYGFHRMALADSTRGPNNDYLDWLSGEVPTDRWAMAHGVSPNGWIARPTHLDETQTHTFWCISQAIEFLEKRDPEMPYFLYIGFIDPHPPLTPPAFYYDRYARQELPGPLIGDWVDPEFRPRKGQDPEGPETRADLALDDVAMHDFRAGYYGLINHVDDQVGRLLQYLRDTRLLDESFLLFTSDHGEMLGDHHMLAKAAGFDGSARIPFLARAPRSFDLPSGRVVDAPVGLQDVLATLVDVAGGEVPPAVTGRSVLPLMGEPSAGDAPWRDVLHGEHSPAYSGDYGMHFLVDGHTKYIWHTQSGREFFFDLDGAGEAHNLVEHPDRSDQVAAFRRRLIEILTDRPEGFVDRGELVAGRPYQALIDPIRPGV from the coding sequence ATGAGTGCAGCGAACGCGCAACCGAACATCATCTTGATCGCCACCGACCAGCACCGGTTCGATTGTCTCGGCCTCGCCGGTCACCCGGTGTTGCAGACACCGAACCTCGACTTCCTCGGAGGATCCGGCACGCACTTCAGAAGTGCGTACGTCGAAGCGCCGAGTTGCATTCCCGCCCGCCGGACGCTGATCTCCGGCCAGGCTCCGGCGGCCAACGGCATGGTGGGATTCCAGGAGGGTGTCGCCTGGGACCCGCCCCAGACGATCGCCGGAGAACTGTCGAAGGCCGGCTACCAGTGCGAGATGGTCGGCAAGATGCACCTGTGGCCGCAGCGGAAACGGTACGGCTTCCACCGGATGGCGTTGGCCGACAGCACCCGCGGGCCCAACAACGACTATCTGGACTGGCTGTCCGGAGAGGTACCCACCGATCGTTGGGCGATGGCGCACGGCGTCAGCCCGAACGGTTGGATCGCCCGTCCAACGCATCTCGACGAGACCCAGACACACACCTTCTGGTGCATCAGCCAGGCGATCGAGTTCCTCGAGAAACGTGATCCCGAGATGCCGTACTTCCTGTACATCGGCTTCATCGATCCGCACCCGCCACTGACCCCGCCTGCGTTCTACTACGACCGGTACGCGCGCCAAGAGCTCCCGGGTCCGCTGATCGGCGACTGGGTCGACCCCGAGTTCCGGCCGCGGAAGGGGCAGGACCCCGAAGGGCCGGAGACGCGCGCCGACCTCGCCCTGGACGATGTCGCGATGCACGACTTCCGAGCGGGGTACTACGGCTTGATCAACCACGTCGACGATCAGGTCGGACGGCTGTTGCAGTACCTGCGCGACACGAGGCTGCTCGACGAGTCGTTCCTGCTGTTCACCTCCGATCACGGCGAGATGCTGGGCGACCATCACATGCTGGCCAAGGCAGCGGGGTTCGATGGTTCGGCTCGCATTCCGTTCCTCGCCCGCGCTCCCCGGTCGTTCGATCTGCCGAGCGGCAGGGTCGTCGATGCGCCGGTCGGTCTCCAGGACGTGCTGGCGACCCTCGTCGACGTCGCCGGCGGGGAGGTGCCGCCAGCGGTCACCGGGCGCTCGGTCCTGCCGTTGATGGGCGAACCGTCGGCGGGTGACGCCCCGTGGCGCGACGTGCTCCACGGCGAGCACTCGCCTGCATACTCGGGCGACTACGGGATGCACTTCCTCGTCGACGGGCACACGAAGTACATCTGGCACACGCAGAGTGGCCGGGAGTTCTTCTTCGATCTCGACGGGGCCGGCGAGGCGCACAACCTGGTCGAACACCCCGACCGGAGCGACCAGGTCGCGGCGTTCCGGCGGCGGTTGATCGAGATCCTGACCGACCGGCCCGAGGGGTTCGTCGACCGCGGTGAACTCGTCGCCGGTCGGCCGTATCAGGCGCTCATCGACCCGATCCGACCGGGGGTGTGA
- a CDS encoding dihydrodipicolinate synthase family protein, whose translation MTQDALTTRLVGPIASVRVPFLPTGEIDAGGLARYVDRCVANDATALVLTYGDSLYSLLTDDEVEFVTRLVVDAVGARVPLVAADRSWWTGRTVEFAAYCRDLGVDALMVLPPDWTRSGTAETLVGHYAAVAEQIPVVLVSTYMVARGVADSLEIIERVHESVDGVVAIKDDFGGEFGSRMTAAVSESWAVIAGGSKTLHSQLWPYGASGYLSTLTPFRPEIARRYWGATTNADAIEMARIIGEVDRPMFDVLRRATGGFDAAIHGWCELEGIYGRWRRSPYHSLTDPELDTLHADLVELGLIE comes from the coding sequence ATGACACAAGATGCACTGACCACACGACTCGTCGGTCCGATCGCCAGCGTCCGGGTCCCGTTCCTCCCCACCGGTGAGATCGACGCAGGAGGACTCGCCCGCTACGTCGACCGTTGCGTGGCCAACGACGCCACCGCCCTCGTGCTCACCTACGGCGACAGCCTGTACTCGCTCCTGACCGACGACGAGGTCGAGTTCGTCACCCGACTCGTCGTCGACGCCGTCGGCGCTCGGGTTCCCCTGGTCGCTGCCGATCGCAGTTGGTGGACCGGACGGACGGTCGAGTTCGCCGCGTACTGCCGCGACCTCGGCGTCGACGCACTGATGGTGCTGCCGCCCGACTGGACCCGTTCAGGAACTGCCGAGACACTGGTCGGCCACTACGCTGCCGTCGCCGAGCAGATCCCGGTCGTGCTGGTCAGCACCTACATGGTGGCTCGCGGCGTCGCCGACAGCCTCGAGATCATCGAGCGCGTGCACGAGAGCGTCGACGGGGTCGTCGCGATCAAGGACGACTTCGGCGGCGAGTTCGGGAGTCGCATGACCGCAGCCGTGTCCGAGTCGTGGGCGGTGATCGCCGGCGGCAGCAAGACCCTGCACTCCCAGCTCTGGCCCTACGGTGCGTCGGGCTACCTGTCGACGCTCACCCCCTTCCGGCCGGAGATCGCTCGGCGTTACTGGGGTGCCACGACGAACGCCGACGCGATCGAGATGGCACGGATCATCGGCGAGGTCGATCGACCGATGTTCGATGTCCTGCGTCGAGCGACGGGCGGCTTCGATGCGGCGATTCACGGCTGGTGCGAACTCGAGGGCATCTACGGCAGGTGGCGCCGAAGCCCGTACCACAGCCTCACGGACCCGGAACTCGACACGCTGCACGCAGATCTGGTCGAACTCGGCCTGATCGAGTGA